In Setaria italica strain Yugu1 chromosome IX, Setaria_italica_v2.0, whole genome shotgun sequence, the genomic stretch gtccccgggggagaactgtttgactttgaccttcttatcctaccacctggctactctcttcttattttctctaatgcttatcagggccctcaatcgatggctagccaaatcgtcaagttctcTTTTCGTAAGtgatgagtaatcatcggccgataactggtcctggagcgaaatacgcctcgatcctgcccttgactcccatggtaGTGCTGCATCTTGACCCTACACCCACTGATAGGGAGACAAcgtggtagccccatgacaagccatgcCTGTATGCTCACAGGGCCTCACtcaaacatagatgccgctTCTTCGGATGTTCTTCATTTttcctttgatcaacttgaaTACTCCTTTTGttgaggattctgcttgaccattggcttgggcctAATACGGACAGAATTAACAAGTTGATGCCCANNNNNNNNNNNNNNNNNNNNNNNNNNNNNNNNNNNNNNNNNNNNNNNNNNNNNNNNNNNNNNNNNNNNNNNNNNNNNNNNNNNNNNNNNNNNNNNNNNNNNNNNNNNNNNNNNNNNNNNNNNNNNNNNNNNNNNNNNNNNNNNNNNNNNNNNNNNNNNNNNNNNNNNNNNNNNNNNNNNNNNNNNNNNNNNNNNNNNNNNNNNNNNNNNNNNNNNNNNNNNNNNNNNNNNNNNNNNNNNNNNNNNNNNNNNNNNNNNNNNNNNNNNNNNNAAGCCAAGGCCCCAACGGCAATCGCCGGCTTATTGGCTAGCGCTGATGCTAATCGTCCTAGCGCAgcacctgcaggctgcagctgacCTGCAGTCGCTGTCTTTCCCCATCGGTGGATTATCTTTGGTGGCGGATTAGGGGCACGTCTGCTGTCTATTTGATTCGTCAAGTCACACAAAGATAATAATACAGACAGTTTGTACAATGGATTGTTTATATGACCGTCTGCAAACTATTCAATGCACGCATACATACATGATCAAGCATAAATTATATCTCTATGCACTATTTTGTTGCTTTTGTCTACAAACGAGATCATAGTATGTTTTAGGCCTAAAAACGTCAACTTGGAGAAGATGGAGTGCGTCTACACAGTATGGCTCTTCCAGGTCTTGCTTGACTCAAATGCCACTGATCACGTTACTCAGCATTTTCAGACGGTGTCCTGACAAAGCACTTCTGTACTGAAGAGTTGGCCAAATACAAGTCTGTACCACGTTTATTTTATTGGCTAGAGCATGAGACTTTAGCTAAAATTCAATCCACGTATACTTCAATTTGCAAACAAAATTCAATTTCTACTAATAAACCAACCGAGAGAATGATTTCACGTGACTTCAGTTTGTTTGTGCATACGGATCAAAATGTCGGCCTTCCCGAGCCTAACTAATCCTACTGCTGACTGCTGACCCGCTGAAAGTTCCTCTCTCCACTAACTTAAACAGGAGAACCAGGTCACGGATGGATGGAAGAACACTGAGAAATTGAACTGCACCTCTTGCCGACCCCTACTACATCGCGAaaacctgctgctgctgcctttaCAAAAATCAAGCCGCCGTAGAGCCAGTGTAGCCTTGGCAGCTGTCAGGGGATGAGGGAAGGAAGAATTGCCCGCTCGAGAGTCCAGATCCAACCATCGAGCAACCCGTCGTCCTTCTCTCCATGTTGATACGTCCACCAAAAATAGGCACCACCGCTGCTGTTGCGCCCTTCTTCTTCGCAACCGACGCCGCGTCCTTGCGCTtccccggcgccgacgccgacgccgcgcccTTCTTCTTCGCAACCGACGCCGCGCCCTTTCGCTTCCCCGGTGGCTCCTGCAACAACGATGAACCCTCCCGCATCTGTTAGCGAAGGAGAATAGATGATCACGGGAGAGGCAACAAGATGGTGTCGGGGATGAAGTTTGGCGCGCCAGAACAAGATTTGCTTCCATCTTTGCACGCGCCGTAGGAGGATCTGGACTGTCGTCGCGTACAacgccgctgcgccgccgtcTCGTACCGCACGTGCGCGTGCTCTCTCCTCGTTAATGAGGGTCCACGATTTAGACGTCAGGTGTCGATGGGCAGCTAATATCTCAGCGCCACATCGCATAACCACCCGAAGCCGCTgtccctggtcgtcctcctccgtCGAGGAAACGCCGCCTCTGCGGTGCTGCCCACACCGCCTCTGTCGCTCTGCGGCCGCCTTACGGACACGGAAAAGTGTTGAAAATGGGCCTGAAAATGTTTCATATAAATGGGCCGGCCCATGGTTTAACACGCGGGCCAGGTCCTTATTAAcacccaaacaaacaaaaatccAAAAGTTGAGTAATTCTAGtcgaaaaaagagagagaaggagaaaatTACGAGCACACATCAGGATCAGCATCGTATAGCAAACTCAAGTTGCTCAACTGGATCACACACGCATCACGAGCGCTGATCGTTACGCTACGCGATGTGGCCTGGCCTGACCTCACCTGGGAAGTTATCCAACGCGGAACGAGATAAGGTAAATAAAACGGACCAAGCGGCGACTCCGATGGCTTTCGGTTCAGTTGTCAATTTCCCGAGTAGTTGCAGGGTCCCTACCAAGCAGCCACCCAGGCATCCCGTACTCCCATGGGCGGCTCCGGGAGTCTTTTGCCGTGCCCGGTCGGAGCGCCAGGTCTGTGTGCTCTCTCGCTGCCCTTTTCagcggcgcgcgcgtgcgccATATATGAATCTCGCAGGTCTTCTTCTCTTGTCCATTGGTGCCCGCGCGAACCGCGAAGGTGTCTGGCGCGGCTGCTCCGCGTGTCCTCAAGGAACGGGTTCGGAGGCGGCGAGACGGGTGTTGCCGTGTTGGTTTGGACTTGGACGAGCGATTCAGAGGAAGTTTGAAGTTTGAAAGAAATTCTAGTGAATTGTTTACGGGCACAACTTGTGCTGGTTGTGCGGAAGACGACACCAGCAAGTGTTCGGTAAAATTTTGTACGTACAGGGTAAATTAGTTTCAGTTTTTCACGCCCCTTTCAGTTTCAGGTTCATGCTTTACTTATCACATGACGAAACACACCGTGTTCGACGTCGACCTCCGGCACAATAATTGATCATAAGGTTGACAAATTCAAACCCCCACCAATAATTCCTCTGGAAGATGGAAGGTTTAGCACGACGAGTATGGTGACCGCACGCAATTTCGCAGGAGGAATGTTTTAGTCTTTGAGATTTGAGAACAACCGATCATcgtttcttcttgtttttttttttgttcttagGAATGATCATTGTCTCACCACCAAACTGCTCAGGTATTTTGCTTTGTTTCGGGAAACCAAACTGCCCCGTTTGCTGCAAGTTTCGGTTAACTCAGTTGGCACACTAAAAAAACGAGACGATGACAGGTTTATACCTGATCGCATGATTATTCTGGAGAATGTTTTATTCGTCACCGTGTACAATTGCGAAAGAACATCTTATGTGCGTTACATACAGTTTCAACAATCAACCCATGCAATGAATCAAACAAGAGAGATGTACAAGTCCAACAAACATCACCGAAAACACCCAACCGATCGATTTTTTTCCTCCGGGACACGTATGTCAGCATGCACACAATTTCGTGTGCACACTCACACACATGCACCGCTGCTCGCTCACCCGGCGGCTTTGATTTTCTTTCAGTTGAAGACGTCGCACTGCTTGCGGATGTTGCCCCGCCTGCCGGACTTGACCCCGACGCGGCCGAGCCTGACGATGGCGTCGGCGAAGGCCTTGTAGAAGGCGGTGGTGCTGTTGGCGAGCGCGTCCACCATGGCCCGCGTCCGGTTGTCGGTGTAGAGCAGCTCGTCGGAGCCCAgcagcccgccgccgtcctgcagGTTCCGGTAGTACTGGTTGTCGAGCTGCGCCGGCGAGGCCTGGTCCATGAGCACCAGGTTGTCCGGGCCGCCGTCGGGGCACTTGCTCTCCAGGAACCTCGCGTACGTGGGGTTCAGCGTCGGGTCCGTCGGCTGCCCCGGCTGGTACCTGTACAGCCGGTTCGAGAACTTGCTGCAGTGCGCCAGACCCACGCTGTGCGCCGCTGAGAGCGCGACGAGGTCGGACATGTTGAGCCCGTGCGCCTTGAAGACCGCCAGCAGCTGGTCCATGGTCTGGTTCGGCTCGGGCAGCTGGCCTGGTACGCTGCTGGCGTTGGAGCTCAGGCCGTCCAGCCTGCCCAGCTCAATCGGGAAGGAGGGCCCGCCACTCTGCACACAAACGAAAGATGCGCAAATTATGTATCGTGCCAGGCGTGCACATAATGGCTTGGCAAAAGGCAAAAGGAAGCTGCAAATGCATGGACTCTGATATAGAACGTACCATGGCGATCGCGTCTCGAGTGGCGAGGGCGAGcacgtcggcgcaggagacggtgTCGGGGCAGGCGGCCTCGACGGCGGCCTTGGCGCTCCGCACCGTGTCGAAGCCTTCGAACGCGAGGGACTTGTTGTCGGAGGCGTCCTTCTCGGCCTGGTTGTCCGGCGTCGACTCGATCAGCACCGACCCGTCGCAACCCTGGTAAATCCATCGCTACTTTTAGTTTCCCGTATAGGACTACATGGTGCGCTCTGCGTTTTTCGACTGAACATGCAGAACTAATCTGAACCTctacgaagcagtcgtggaagaagagGCGGATGGTGGAGCCGATGCTCCGGATGGTGGCCTGCATCTTCTGCTGCACCACGCCGCGCACGATGGCCTCCACGTTCGGGCAGGTGCTCGCGTAGTAGTCCACCTTCAGGTCGGCCGCTCCAGGCTGCGCGAGGccgcagacggcggcggcggcgaccgcgagGACGAGCAACGGCGGTCTAGCCATCTTGGCTGCTTTTAGCTAGCTTGCTCGTGCTCTTGCTATATCCAGGCGGTGCAAAACCGGTGGGTATATATCATGGTGGAGTTCCAGGGAGATGTGACGTGAATGTGTGAACTGATGAAGTGTCAAGCGTGAAATAAAAGACTCTGACGAGCAGTGGCACGAAACCGGGGAGAGTTGACATTCGTGACACACATCGGGGAGCTATGTCATGGTCCGTCAATATTGTATCTACCCGTGTGTTTTGAACTCTCTTGGGACTGATTCTTTGATGCGTTTTAAAACTGAAATGGGTTTTTTCTTGAACGGGACATGTTTGAATAACGCCGTGCTTGGTGATTAGCTCATGCGTGGAATATCACGCGATGTAACTGGTGAGTCTCTGGGCTAAGTTGCTTCCATGGCAAGTGTTGCTAGAATCGATCGAGAACGCCGACGGTTCTCACTGTTTGGAGTAAAAAGGACATTTTGAACTAACTGAACATGACTGTTTTTAGTACAACCTCAACATGGTCGGTCTAGCATGGTTCAAGGAGGCTTTATTTCCTTATCGTCAAGTAGCAATCTAGCACACTGCAGACGGTTTGCACCTCACGGTTAAGTAGACCACTGCTCTGATCTTCGTAAGTTTTCtgtcaaattcaaatttcataAAACCTTATACTTGGCCTGGTTTTCGTCCAAGTCTAAAGGTATGTCATTTTCAACCTATGCTAGCTAGCATGATGCTGTTGTTGTCTCATATCAGCGCGCTACTAGTCTATTTAATCTAAGTTATTCCTTTAATAATTTGATTATTAACGGGAAGCTTCCTTCCAAATGTCTTAAATTAATATGTCAGCACATTACACTCTTCAGACATGTATATGACCCGGAGTTAAAACTTCAAAGCCATCTTCGTCGTCGAATAATGCATCATGCATCATGTTTTTTGTGCGAAGAAATCATGAATGCTTCCAAGTTACAACCCGCAACCTCCTTTCAGTCTTATGCGTCATGTTTGTTGCGTTGGATGAATTGTAGACGGTTCCAAAGTACCTTGACACCAGAGAGCCGGAGTGCCTGCTTAATGTCTGACCAAAAGGATACACTCCAGCTACGCTGGTTCTACTTTATTTACGCTCTAGAGTTGGATGACTACATCATAACATTGGTGAAAAAGTTAAAAACACAACTTATACGAGGAAAAAAACTCAAAATGACAAATTTCATCAGATGTGAAACTGATTCAGTTTAAATACTTATGAGAGGTTGAATGAGAAGAAATTATGTATGGGAGATTAATTGGAAAAGGTGAATAGCAAACTGGGCTTTACTCAATATATTTAGCAATGCAACAACATAATGCAAACCGAATTGATCACCTCTCACCATTAATTAGTTTATCGATTTCATTAGTTGAACAGCTCGAAGGCTCTTTTTAAAGAAAAACATAATAACAAAAATAAAGATTTCGTGCTATGCTAGTAAGCCAGGTTTGCGTGCAAATATCTGACCAACGGAGTGATGCCAACTCGAATTTTATGACAGAACACTCAAGTCTCAAGCTATGTCGGTTCTAATTTATAGCATCAAGTTTGATTATTACATCCTAAAAACTGCAGTGCTAATAAGTATCTTAATCAACCATAAGATGAGGCTATTCCTACTGTTATGTTTCACATGAAAACTAAGAATTCGGCTTTGTTAACAGCTGCTCAACATCAATGGCGCGCCACGCGTGATCGGTGATTGATCATCTGACTCAATCAAATCAACCACTCCGTTAAAAAAACATTCAAATCAAACCAGCCAGTTGACAAAGCAACAAGGATTCCATGTGAGAATTGCAAAATATTTCAAGGCGTCTTGGGAAATCATCAAATTTTACAgggcaatatttttttttggcaagttGTCACGCATCATCGTCTATTCAACGTCCTGAGTGAGCAGTTTCAAAGCACCAGTTCTTGGCTTTTGTTAAAGTCCAAACCCAAACGTGGTGGTCAAGTTAATCAAGCATGAACCCAAAGTCCAAATAAGTAATCTGGCCCGGTCCATCCAATAAAGCCCAGTTACCTGTTTGCCAAGCTAGGACCGAAGTCCCATCTGGCAATTGCCAGTGAAACTAACTCACCAAGAACCATTTCCACTTTGCTTGATACACGAACTGTTTGACATGCACATACACGGTTTTCCCCTATTCACGTCTGAAAACGTACAAGTTTTACCTTCGCTTCGTCATTCTTGTAGAAAAATTACAGTATCGGCGTTCTGAACTGAATGTGGTCGTCAGAAGAATGGGTCTTCGAGAACGAATAACCGCAGTCCTGAAAAT encodes the following:
- the LOC101758359 gene encoding peroxidase 51 encodes the protein MARPPLLVLAVAAAAVCGLAQPGAADLKVDYYASTCPNVEAIVRGVVQQKMQATIRSIGSTIRLFFHDCFVEGCDGSVLIESTPDNQAEKDASDNKSLAFEGFDTVRSAKAAVEAACPDTVSCADVLALATRDAIAMSGGPSFPIELGRLDGLSSNASSVPGQLPEPNQTMDQLLAVFKAHGLNMSDLVALSAAHSVGLAHCSKFSNRLYRYQPGQPTDPTLNPTYARFLESKCPDGGPDNLVLMDQASPAQLDNQYYRNLQDGGGLLGSDELLYTDNRTRAMVDALANSTTAFYKAFADAIVRLGRVGVKSGRRGNIRKQCDVFN